A genome region from Streptomyces sp. S4.7 includes the following:
- a CDS encoding GNAT family N-acetyltransferase, whose translation MSAAGRSAPTSYHPLDNPVLAALTGPHAHFAERRGRVLGYRPEVSTWLALPEEPDAHDWADAAPLVGAGGTATLAGTRVVPPDGWEITFEVDGVQLVDESVDAVHYEEAVVLGGADVPEMLDLVERTRPGPFRPRTIELGTYLGVRRDGELVAMAGERMHPPGWTEISAVCTAPEYRGQGLGGRLILAVAAGIKERGEVPFIQAAGDNENAVRLYEALGFRLRRRIPFLGVRVPQPSRVPATAGG comes from the coding sequence GTGAGCGCCGCCGGACGGTCGGCCCCCACGTCGTACCACCCGCTCGACAATCCCGTGCTCGCCGCGCTGACCGGCCCGCACGCCCACTTCGCCGAGCGGCGCGGCCGGGTGCTCGGCTACCGGCCCGAGGTGTCGACCTGGCTGGCCCTGCCCGAGGAGCCCGACGCGCACGACTGGGCGGACGCCGCCCCCCTCGTCGGAGCGGGCGGGACGGCCACCCTCGCCGGGACGCGTGTGGTGCCCCCGGACGGCTGGGAGATCACCTTCGAGGTGGACGGTGTCCAGCTCGTCGACGAGTCGGTGGACGCGGTCCACTACGAGGAGGCGGTGGTTCTCGGCGGCGCCGACGTACCCGAGATGCTGGACCTGGTGGAGCGCACCAGACCGGGGCCCTTCCGGCCGCGCACGATCGAGTTGGGGACATATCTGGGGGTCCGCCGCGACGGTGAGCTGGTGGCGATGGCGGGGGAGCGGATGCATCCGCCCGGCTGGACCGAGATCAGCGCGGTCTGCACGGCCCCCGAGTACCGCGGCCAGGGGCTGGGCGGCCGGCTCATCCTCGCGGTGGCCGCGGGGATCAAGGAGCGCGGCGAGGTCCCGTTCATCCAGGCCGCCGGGGACAACGAGAACGCTGTACGGCTCTACGAGGCGCTGGGATTCCGGCTGCGCCGCCGTATCCCCTTCCTCGGGGTCCGCGTCCCGCAGCCGTCACGGGTCCCGGCGACGGCGGGCGGCTGA
- a CDS encoding SPW repeat protein: MADVSHTRGDTGSRPGVTDTRGDIGAHPDVPEMRARYARVLGGRDVALLDGPIFLAGLFIALSPWILHYTANQPVLVVHNVIMGAAIAGLALVFSATPTRTYGFSWALCLMGAWMVAAPWVVGSSPDRGVFLSNVIAGALVAVLGLICGAAAMRAGRMRNRTGRRASEMSHQTQT, from the coding sequence ATGGCCGATGTTTCACACACCAGGGGAGACACAGGTTCTCGCCCCGGTGTTACCGACACCAGGGGAGACATAGGTGCTCACCCTGACGTACCAGAGATGCGGGCCAGGTACGCCCGCGTGCTCGGTGGACGTGATGTGGCACTGCTGGACGGGCCGATCTTTCTCGCCGGCCTGTTCATCGCCCTCTCACCGTGGATCCTTCACTACACGGCCAACCAGCCGGTGCTGGTGGTCCACAACGTGATCATGGGTGCCGCGATCGCCGGCCTGGCCCTCGTGTTCTCCGCGACACCGACCCGGACGTACGGCTTCAGCTGGGCCCTGTGCCTGATGGGCGCCTGGATGGTCGCCGCACCATGGGTCGTCGGTTCCAGCCCCGACCGCGGTGTGTTCCTCAGCAACGTCATCGCTGGTGCGCTCGTCGCCGTGCTGGGCCTCATCTGCGGCGCCGCGGCCATGAGGGCGGGCCGCATGCGCAATCGGACGGGCCGTCGGGCGAGCGAGATGAGTCACCAGACTCAGACGTAG
- a CDS encoding NADP-dependent oxidoreductase, giving the protein MPKAYVYTRFGGPEGEDFLDLPKPVPGPGELLVAVRAAGVNPVDWKLRTGYTRPGATPKPLPTVFGSEASAVVEQIGEGVRGFAVGDAVFGNPVTGGYAEYTLLPAAITAHKPDAVSFTDAAALPVAAATAYDGINQLDLPAGGTLLITGAGGGVGVAATQIAVANGIRVVGSASAGKKDFVESLGAVHVPPGPGLQERVRAAAPDGVDAVFDLVGGADLEAVAGLVPDLAKLISAGDKPRVATLGGAAVVRLRTAAVLEEVAELVVAGTLRPYVTRTFPLAEAAQALRAVEEGHALGKIVIEVGA; this is encoded by the coding sequence ATGCCCAAGGCGTACGTCTACACCCGGTTCGGCGGTCCGGAGGGCGAAGACTTCCTCGACCTGCCGAAGCCCGTCCCCGGCCCCGGTGAACTCCTCGTCGCCGTCCGCGCGGCCGGCGTCAACCCCGTCGACTGGAAGCTGCGCACCGGCTACACCCGGCCGGGTGCCACGCCGAAGCCGCTGCCCACCGTGTTCGGCAGCGAGGCGTCCGCAGTGGTCGAGCAGATCGGCGAGGGCGTCCGGGGATTCGCCGTGGGCGACGCCGTCTTCGGCAACCCCGTCACCGGCGGATACGCCGAGTACACCCTGCTGCCCGCCGCGATCACCGCGCACAAGCCGGACGCGGTGTCGTTCACCGACGCGGCGGCCCTGCCGGTCGCGGCCGCGACCGCCTACGACGGCATCAACCAGCTGGACCTGCCCGCCGGCGGGACGCTGCTGATCACCGGCGCCGGCGGCGGAGTCGGCGTGGCCGCGACACAGATCGCGGTCGCGAACGGCATCCGCGTCGTCGGCTCCGCGAGCGCGGGCAAGAAGGACTTCGTGGAATCGCTGGGCGCCGTCCACGTCCCGCCCGGCCCCGGACTCCAGGAGCGGGTGCGGGCCGCCGCGCCCGACGGCGTCGACGCGGTCTTCGACCTCGTCGGCGGTGCGGACCTGGAGGCCGTCGCCGGACTCGTTCCCGACCTCGCCAAGCTGATCAGCGCGGGGGACAAGCCGCGGGTCGCGACCCTCGGCGGAGCGGCGGTGGTACGGCTCCGCACGGCCGCCGTCCTCGAAGAGGTGGCCGAGCTGGTGGTGGCGGGCACCCTGCGGCCGTACGTGACCCGGACCTTCCCGCTGGCCGAGGCGGCGCAGGCGCTGCGCGCGGTCGAGGAGGGGCACGCCCTCGGCAAGATCGTCATCGAGGTCGGCGCGTGA